From Eleftheria terrae, the proteins below share one genomic window:
- the metF gene encoding methylenetetrahydrofolate reductase [NAD(P)H] has product MTPSPHRLPVSLEFFPPKTPDGVDKLAAVRQKLYALQPAYCSVTYGAGGSTQDGTLQAVRAILAEGHDAAPHFSCIGASQDSIREKLQQFRQDGIRRLVALRGDLPSGYGGFGEFRHASDLVAFIRAETGDHFHIEVAAYPETHPQARSPEADLQAFATKVRAGADVAITQYFYNADAYFRFVDDVRRMGLDIPVIAGIMPITNSTQLMRFSDTCGAEIPRWIRSRLQAFGDDRDSIQAFGLDVVTQLCDRLRREGAPGFHFYTMNQATATTEICRRLGLAA; this is encoded by the coding sequence ATGACTCCATCCCCGCACCGCTTGCCGGTCAGCCTCGAATTCTTCCCGCCCAAGACGCCCGACGGGGTCGACAAGCTGGCCGCCGTGCGCCAGAAGCTCTATGCGCTGCAGCCAGCTTATTGCTCGGTGACCTACGGCGCCGGCGGCTCGACGCAGGACGGCACCTTGCAGGCGGTGCGTGCCATCCTGGCCGAGGGCCATGACGCCGCGCCGCACTTCTCGTGCATCGGCGCGTCCCAGGACAGCATCCGCGAGAAGCTGCAGCAGTTCCGCCAGGACGGAATCCGCCGCCTGGTCGCGCTGCGCGGCGACCTGCCCTCCGGCTACGGCGGATTCGGCGAGTTCCGCCATGCCAGCGACCTGGTCGCCTTCATCCGAGCCGAGACCGGCGACCACTTCCACATCGAGGTGGCCGCCTATCCCGAGACCCATCCGCAGGCCCGCTCGCCGGAAGCCGACCTGCAGGCCTTCGCCACCAAGGTACGGGCCGGGGCCGATGTGGCCATCACGCAGTACTTCTACAACGCGGACGCCTACTTCCGCTTCGTCGACGACGTGCGGCGCATGGGGCTGGACATTCCGGTCATCGCCGGCATCATGCCCATCACCAACTCGACCCAGCTGATGCGCTTCTCCGACACCTGCGGCGCCGAGATCCCGCGCTGGATCCGCAGCCGGCTGCAGGCCTTCGGTGACGACCGGGACTCGATCCAGGCCTTCGGCCTCGACGTGGTGACCCAGCTGTGCGACCGCCTGCGGCGCGAAGGCGCCCCCGGCTTCCACTTCTACACGATGAACCAGGCCACCGCCACCACCGAGATCTGCCGCCGGCTCGGCCTGGCCGCCTGA
- a CDS encoding DUF484 family protein: MSIQGITEDDIANYLANTPGFFERQTELLATIRLTSPHGNRAVSLQERQMELLREKNKGLELKLVEMIRHGQENMAIADRLHRWTRAVMLTTEPAEIPALMVRELKDQFMIPQAGIRVWGVAPAYAGHDFAQGVKDDTRSFATSLTLPYCGVNSGFEPVSWLDDPASVMSVALVPLRHGMNLPAFGLLVLASPDPTRYSADMGTEFLMRVGELASAGLSRLLPPV, from the coding sequence ATGAGCATCCAAGGTATCACCGAAGACGACATCGCCAACTACCTGGCGAACACCCCCGGCTTCTTCGAGCGGCAGACCGAGCTGCTGGCGACCATCCGGCTGACCAGCCCGCACGGCAACCGGGCCGTCTCGCTGCAAGAGCGGCAGATGGAGCTGCTGCGCGAGAAGAACAAGGGCCTGGAGCTGAAGCTGGTCGAGATGATCCGCCACGGCCAGGAGAACATGGCCATCGCCGACCGGCTGCACCGCTGGACGCGTGCTGTCATGCTGACCACCGAGCCGGCCGAGATCCCGGCCCTGATGGTGCGCGAGCTGAAGGACCAGTTCATGATCCCGCAGGCCGGCATCCGGGTGTGGGGCGTGGCGCCGGCGTATGCGGGGCACGATTTTGCGCAAGGCGTGAAGGACGACACCCGCTCCTTCGCCACCAGCCTGACCTTGCCCTACTGCGGCGTCAATTCCGGCTTCGAGCCGGTGTCCTGGCTGGACGACCCGGCCAGCGTGATGTCGGTGGCCCTGGTGCCGCTGCGTCACGGCATGAACCTGCCGGCCTTCGGCCTGCTGGTGCTGGCCTCGCCGGACCCGACGCGCTACAGCGCCGACATGGGGACCGAGTTCCTGATGCGGGTGGGTGAGCTGGCCAGCGCCGGCCTGTCGCGGCTGCTGCCGCCCGTTTGA
- the dapF gene encoding diaminopimelate epimerase → MKLRFTKMQGAGNDFVVLDATRQPLDLGPDDYRRLADRRFGVGADQILIVGPAPEPGIDFSYRIVNADGSEVEQCGNGARCFAKFVHDRGLSTKAAIRVRTISGVIEPRLQADGRVTVDMGTPVFEPARVPFDTSGLQPRALGEAEQWPLALGADTAWVAVASMGNPHAVLRVDDVDTAPVADWGPQIERHLRFPRRVNAGFLQVVSRRQVRLRVFERGAGETLACGTGACAAVVCGIRLGWLDREVEVETRGGRLRIEWPGGDAPVLMTGPAVTVFEGEIDL, encoded by the coding sequence ATGAAGCTGCGCTTTACCAAGATGCAGGGCGCGGGCAACGACTTCGTCGTGCTCGATGCGACCCGCCAGCCCCTGGACCTGGGCCCCGACGACTACCGCCGGCTGGCCGACCGGCGCTTTGGTGTCGGTGCCGACCAGATCCTGATCGTGGGACCGGCGCCGGAGCCCGGCATCGACTTCAGCTACCGCATCGTCAATGCCGACGGCAGCGAGGTCGAGCAATGCGGCAACGGCGCCCGCTGCTTCGCCAAGTTCGTGCACGACCGGGGCCTGAGCACGAAGGCCGCCATCCGCGTGCGCACGATCAGCGGCGTGATCGAGCCTCGCCTGCAGGCCGACGGCCGCGTCACGGTGGACATGGGCACGCCGGTGTTCGAGCCGGCCCGCGTGCCCTTCGACACGAGCGGCCTGCAGCCGCGGGCGCTGGGCGAGGCCGAGCAATGGCCGCTGGCGCTCGGTGCCGACACCGCCTGGGTGGCGGTGGCCTCCATGGGCAACCCGCATGCGGTGCTGCGCGTCGATGATGTCGACACCGCGCCGGTGGCCGACTGGGGGCCGCAGATCGAGCGGCACCTGCGCTTTCCGCGGCGCGTCAACGCCGGCTTCCTGCAGGTGGTGTCGCGCCGCCAGGTGCGCCTGCGTGTCTTCGAGCGGGGCGCCGGCGAGACGCTGGCCTGTGGCACCGGCGCCTGCGCGGCGGTGGTCTGCGGCATCCGGCTGGGCTGGCTCGACCGCGAGGTCGAGGTCGAGACCCGTGGCGGGCGGCTGCGCATCGAATGGCCGGGCGGCGATGCGCCGGTCTTGATGACCGGGCCTGCCGTGACGGTCTTCGAAGGCGAGATCGACCTCTAA
- the metK gene encoding methionine adenosyltransferase has protein sequence MANDFLFTSESVSEGHPDKVADQISDAILDAIFEQDPRSRVAAETLCNTGLVVLAGEITTNAHVDYIQVARDTIKRIGYDNTEYGIDYKGCAVLVAYDKQSNDIAQGVDHASDDHLNMGAGDQGLMFGYACDETPELMPAPIYYAHRLVERQAQLRKDGRLPWLRPDAKSQVTMRYVDGRPHSIDTVVLSSQHSPEMSDGTKMKPEFIEGVIEEIIKPVLPAEWLKETRYLVNPTGRFVIGGPQGDCGLTGRKIIVDTYGGACPHGGGAFSGKDPSKVDRSAAYAARYVAKNIVAAGLARQCQIQVAYAIGVAQPMNITVYTEGTGKIPDDKIAALVREHFDLRPKGIIQMLNLLRPIYSKTAAYGHFGREEPEFSWEATDKAAALRAAAGL, from the coding sequence GTGGCGAACGATTTTCTCTTCACTTCTGAATCCGTGTCCGAGGGTCATCCGGACAAGGTGGCCGACCAGATCTCGGACGCCATCCTAGACGCGATCTTCGAGCAGGACCCGCGCTCCCGCGTGGCGGCCGAGACCCTGTGCAACACCGGCCTGGTGGTGCTGGCCGGCGAAATCACCACCAACGCGCATGTCGACTACATCCAGGTCGCACGCGACACCATCAAGCGCATCGGCTACGACAACACCGAGTACGGCATCGACTACAAGGGCTGCGCGGTGCTGGTGGCCTACGACAAGCAGAGCAACGACATCGCCCAGGGCGTGGACCACGCCTCCGACGACCACCTCAACATGGGCGCCGGCGACCAGGGCCTGATGTTCGGCTACGCCTGCGACGAAACGCCCGAGCTGATGCCCGCGCCGATCTACTACGCCCACCGCCTGGTCGAGCGCCAGGCGCAGCTGCGCAAGGACGGCCGCCTGCCCTGGCTGCGCCCGGACGCCAAGAGCCAGGTCACGATGCGCTACGTCGACGGTCGCCCGCACAGCATCGACACGGTGGTGCTGTCCAGCCAGCATTCGCCGGAGATGAGCGACGGCACCAAGATGAAGCCCGAGTTCATCGAAGGCGTCATCGAAGAGATCATCAAGCCGGTGCTGCCGGCCGAGTGGCTGAAGGAAACCCGCTACCTGGTCAACCCGACCGGGCGTTTCGTGATCGGCGGCCCGCAGGGCGACTGCGGCCTGACCGGCCGCAAGATCATCGTCGACACCTACGGCGGCGCCTGCCCGCACGGCGGCGGTGCGTTCTCGGGCAAGGACCCGTCCAAGGTCGACCGCTCGGCCGCCTATGCCGCCCGCTACGTGGCCAAGAACATCGTCGCGGCCGGCCTGGCGCGGCAGTGCCAGATCCAGGTGGCCTATGCCATCGGCGTGGCCCAGCCGATGAACATCACGGTCTACACCGAAGGCACCGGCAAGATCCCCGATGACAAGATCGCGGCCCTGGTGCGTGAGCACTTCGACCTGCGGCCCAAGGGCATCATCCAGATGCTGAACCTGCTGCGCCCGATCTATTCCAAGACGGCCGCCTACGGCCACTTCGGCCGCGAAGAGCCCGAGTTCAGCTGGGAAGCCACCGACAAGGCAGCCGCCCTGCGCGCCGCCGCCGGCCTGTAA
- a CDS encoding OmpW/AlkL family protein — MKIKTLTGVVALALATLAPAVQAEDQPWLLRVRAVNLDSANKDSTGLDLNVNDKVIPEFDVSYFFTPNLAAELVLTYPQKHTVRSGDTRIGSLKHLPPTLLLQYHFDATAGFKPYLGAGINYTRFSSIDLPAGVSIDKNSVGLALQAGVDYALSKNLYLNLDLKKVQIRTDVSAAGDKLGRLKVDPLLLGIGIGMRF; from the coding sequence ATGAAGATCAAGACCCTCACCGGCGTCGTCGCCCTGGCCCTGGCCACCCTCGCCCCTGCCGTCCAGGCCGAAGACCAGCCCTGGTTGCTGCGTGTGCGCGCGGTGAACCTGGACAGCGCCAACAAAGACAGCACCGGACTGGACCTGAACGTCAACGACAAGGTCATCCCCGAGTTCGACGTCTCCTACTTCTTCACGCCCAACCTGGCGGCCGAGCTGGTCCTGACCTATCCGCAGAAGCACACGGTGCGCTCCGGCGACACCCGCATCGGCAGCCTCAAGCACCTGCCGCCCACGCTGCTGCTGCAGTACCACTTCGACGCGACGGCCGGCTTCAAGCCCTACCTGGGCGCCGGCATCAACTACACCCGCTTCTCCAGCATCGACCTGCCGGCGGGCGTGAGCATCGACAAGAACAGCGTCGGCCTGGCGCTGCAGGCGGGGGTGGACTACGCGCTGAGCAAGAACCTCTACCTCAACCTCGACCTGAAGAAGGTGCAGATCCGCACCGACGTCAGCGCCGCCGGCGACAAGCTGGGCCGCCTGAAGGTCGACCCGCTGCTGCTCGGCATCGGCATCGGCATGCGCTTCTGA
- a CDS encoding HAD family hydrolase gives MRPLADWPPGERRALRGVFTDIDDTLTCDGAIEPEALQALHALREGGLVVIAVTGRPMGWSLPFASRWPVAAIVPENGALALLPDGRQWFVQDAATRARNARRLADVAARVLAEVPGAALAQDSAGRLTDIAIDHGEFACLPPERIEQVVALMRSEGLTATVSSIHVNGWIGSHSKWTGAVWIARELLGVDLFAELDRWAYVGDSTNDQVMFERFRHSVGVANIARFVPRLAHLPRYVTRAERGRGFAELARALIAARA, from the coding sequence ATGCGGCCGCTGGCCGACTGGCCGCCCGGCGAGCGCCGGGCGCTGCGGGGCGTCTTCACCGACATCGACGACACGCTGACCTGCGACGGCGCCATCGAGCCCGAGGCGCTGCAGGCCCTGCATGCCCTGCGCGAGGGCGGCCTGGTGGTGATCGCGGTCACCGGCCGGCCGATGGGCTGGTCGCTGCCCTTTGCCAGCCGCTGGCCGGTGGCGGCCATCGTGCCCGAGAACGGCGCGCTGGCCCTGCTGCCCGACGGGCGGCAGTGGTTCGTGCAGGACGCGGCGACCCGCGCCCGCAACGCCCGGCGCCTGGCCGACGTGGCGGCGCGGGTGCTGGCCGAGGTGCCGGGCGCCGCGCTGGCGCAGGACAGTGCGGGCCGCCTGACCGACATCGCCATCGACCATGGCGAGTTCGCCTGCCTGCCGCCAGAGCGCATCGAGCAGGTGGTGGCGCTGATGCGCTCCGAGGGGCTCACCGCGACGGTCAGCTCCATCCATGTCAACGGCTGGATCGGCAGCCACAGCAAGTGGACCGGCGCGGTCTGGATTGCTCGGGAATTGCTCGGCGTTGACCTCTTTGCCGAACTCGACCGCTGGGCTTACGTCGGCGACTCCACCAACGACCAGGTGATGTTCGAACGCTTCCGCCACAGCGTGGGCGTGGCCAACATCGCGCGCTTCGTGCCCCGGCTGGCACACCTGCCACGCTATGTGACCCGGGCGGAGCGCGGCCGCGGTTTTGCCGAGCTGGCGCGGGCGCTGATCGCGGCGCGGGCATGA
- a CDS encoding lysophospholipid acyltransferase family protein, giving the protein MLTLFRLLSRCPLRVLHVFGSILGWLTWWGSPTYRRRFRENVTQAGLPWARVRPAIAAAGQMVMELPWLWMRPADRPFGDRVTWTRSELIHEAYAAGRGVIFLTPHLGSFEVTAQSYAELFGPRHGPLTVLYRPARKAAIRPIVDGGRQRPGLATAPATLAGVRQMIRALRQGQAVGLLPDQVPPEGLGVWAPFFGRPAYTMTLAARLAQQTGARVLLTWGERLPRGRGYLVHVSALDEPLPEAGEDQAQSAAAQINQAMERLILQCPQQYLWGYHRYKEPRQDPQFQAGAR; this is encoded by the coding sequence ATGCTCACTCTCTTTCGCTTGCTTTCTCGGTGCCCCCTGAGGGTTTTGCACGTCTTTGGCTCCATTCTTGGCTGGCTGACCTGGTGGGGCTCGCCGACCTACCGTCGCCGTTTCCGCGAAAACGTCACGCAGGCCGGCCTGCCGTGGGCCCGGGTGCGTCCGGCGATCGCGGCGGCGGGGCAGATGGTGATGGAGCTGCCCTGGCTGTGGATGCGTCCGGCCGACCGGCCGTTCGGCGACCGGGTGACATGGACCCGCAGCGAATTGATCCATGAGGCCTACGCCGCCGGCCGCGGCGTGATCTTCCTCACGCCGCACCTCGGCAGCTTCGAGGTGACGGCGCAGTCGTATGCCGAGCTGTTCGGGCCGCGGCACGGCCCGTTGACGGTGTTGTACCGGCCGGCCCGCAAGGCGGCCATCCGTCCCATCGTCGATGGCGGGCGCCAGCGCCCCGGACTGGCCACGGCGCCGGCGACGCTGGCCGGCGTGCGGCAGATGATCCGTGCGCTGCGCCAGGGGCAGGCAGTGGGCCTGCTGCCGGACCAGGTGCCACCGGAAGGGCTGGGCGTGTGGGCGCCGTTCTTCGGCCGCCCGGCCTACACCATGACGCTGGCTGCCCGGCTGGCTCAGCAGACCGGCGCCCGGGTGCTGCTGACCTGGGGCGAGCGACTGCCGCGTGGACGGGGCTACCTGGTGCATGTGAGCGCATTGGACGAGCCGCTGCCGGAAGCGGGCGAGGATCAAGCACAATCGGCCGCCGCCCAGATCAACCAAGCGATGGAACGACTCATCCTCCAGTGCCCCCAGCAGTACCTCTGGGGCTATCACCGCTACAAGGAGCCGCGCCAGGACCCGCAGTTCCAGGCGGGGGCCCGCTGA
- a CDS encoding peptide chain release factor 3, giving the protein MSFTSETRRRRTFAIISHPDAGKTTLTEKLLLFSGAIHIAGSVKARKASRHATSDWMEIEKQRGISVASSVMQMLYRDHVVNLLDTPGHKDFSEDTYRVLTAVDSALMVIDAANGVEAQTKRLIEVCRQRDTPIITFVNKMDREGRDPISLLDEIEAELGMPCVPMTWPVGQGKAFGGIVNLRQQNMRLFKAGADRLTDDETVPLSEAEALRQRFGHDFELAEQNIELLGAAAPAFDMEAFLAAKQTPVFFGSAVNNFGVQEVLDALVDLAPPPAPRQTTTRRVEPDEEQFSGVVFKVQANMDPSHRDRIAFVRVYSGRYTQGMKLKVQRTGKELRPTSVVTFLSQRREAVDEAYAGDIIGFTTHGGVQLGDTITEGESLQYTGLPFFAPELFQAVELANPMKSKQLQAGLLQLGEEGAIQVFRPQEGGAMLLGAVGQLQFEVVQHRLKAEYSVDVRLMPSRFVGARWITADSAEELKKFTDANGSKLALDAADTLAYLMTSPYDLRLTQERFPKIHFHPLREHAGLVLQKAA; this is encoded by the coding sequence GTGTCTTTCACTTCTGAAACGCGGCGTCGCCGCACCTTCGCCATCATCTCCCACCCGGACGCCGGCAAGACCACGCTCACCGAGAAGCTGCTGCTGTTCTCCGGCGCCATCCACATCGCCGGCTCGGTGAAGGCGCGCAAGGCCTCGCGCCATGCCACCTCCGACTGGATGGAGATCGAAAAGCAGCGCGGCATCTCGGTGGCCAGCTCGGTGATGCAGATGCTCTACCGCGACCATGTGGTCAACCTGCTCGACACCCCGGGGCACAAGGACTTCTCGGAAGACACCTACCGCGTGCTGACGGCGGTCGACTCGGCGCTGATGGTGATCGACGCGGCCAACGGCGTGGAGGCGCAGACCAAGCGCCTGATCGAGGTCTGCCGCCAGCGCGACACGCCCATCATCACCTTCGTCAACAAGATGGACCGGGAAGGGCGCGACCCGATCTCGCTGCTCGACGAGATCGAGGCCGAGCTGGGCATGCCTTGCGTGCCAATGACATGGCCGGTGGGCCAGGGCAAGGCCTTCGGCGGCATCGTCAACCTGCGCCAGCAGAACATGCGGCTGTTCAAGGCCGGCGCCGACCGCCTCACCGACGACGAGACGGTGCCGCTGAGCGAGGCCGAAGCCCTGCGCCAGCGCTTCGGGCACGACTTCGAGTTGGCCGAGCAGAACATCGAGCTGCTGGGCGCGGCCGCGCCGGCCTTCGACATGGAGGCCTTCCTCGCCGCCAAGCAGACGCCGGTGTTCTTCGGCTCGGCCGTCAACAACTTCGGCGTGCAGGAGGTGCTGGACGCGCTGGTCGACCTGGCGCCGCCGCCGGCGCCGCGGCAGACCACCACCCGCCGGGTGGAGCCGGACGAGGAGCAGTTCTCGGGCGTGGTCTTCAAGGTGCAGGCCAACATGGACCCCTCGCACCGCGATCGCATCGCCTTCGTGCGGGTCTATTCCGGTCGCTACACCCAGGGCATGAAGCTGAAGGTGCAGCGCACCGGCAAGGAGCTGCGGCCGACCAGCGTGGTGACCTTCCTGTCGCAGCGCCGCGAGGCGGTGGACGAGGCCTATGCCGGCGACATCATCGGCTTCACCACCCATGGCGGGGTGCAGCTGGGCGACACCATCACCGAAGGCGAGTCGCTGCAGTACACCGGCCTGCCCTTCTTCGCGCCGGAGCTGTTCCAGGCGGTCGAGTTGGCCAATCCGATGAAGAGCAAGCAGCTGCAGGCTGGCTTGCTGCAACTGGGCGAGGAGGGCGCGATCCAGGTCTTCCGCCCGCAGGAAGGCGGCGCGATGCTGCTGGGCGCGGTCGGCCAGCTGCAGTTCGAGGTGGTACAGCACCGCCTGAAGGCCGAGTACAGCGTGGACGTGCGCCTGATGCCGTCGCGCTTCGTCGGCGCGCGCTGGATCACCGCGGACAGCGCGGAGGAACTGAAGAAGTTCACCGACGCCAATGGCAGCAAGCTGGCCCTGGATGCGGCCGACACGCTGGCCTACCTGATGACCTCGCCCTACGACCTGCGGCTGACGCAGGAGCGTTTCCCGAAGATCCATTTCCACCCGCTGCGCGAGCACGCCGGGCTGGTGCTGCAGAAAGCGGCCTGA
- a CDS encoding TlyA family RNA methyltransferase produces the protein MRADQLLVSQGLAPSRSAAQRLIERAAVQWQGPRGWAVVRKAGEELPEGSALQLLDDAELRFVSRGGLKLDGALAHTGLDVRGRDCLDVGQSTGGFTDVLLQRGAARVVGVDVGHGQLHPRLQADARVLAFEGVNARDWSGSRFATECHGQRFGLVVADLSFIPLTRVLPSLAGWLAPGGDALLLVKPQFEVGPAHVGKGGLVKDASQYPLLEARVREGCAALGWQVHDYFDSPITGGDGNREFFVWAALGAAPAPEEPR, from the coding sequence ATGCGCGCCGACCAGTTGCTGGTGAGCCAGGGCCTGGCACCGAGCCGCTCGGCGGCCCAGCGCCTGATCGAGCGCGCGGCCGTGCAGTGGCAGGGCCCGCGCGGCTGGGCCGTGGTGCGCAAGGCCGGCGAAGAGCTGCCCGAGGGCAGCGCGCTGCAGTTGCTCGACGACGCCGAGCTGCGCTTCGTCTCGCGCGGCGGCCTCAAGCTGGACGGCGCGCTCGCCCACACCGGCCTGGACGTGCGCGGCCGCGACTGCCTCGACGTCGGCCAGAGCACCGGCGGCTTCACCGACGTGCTGCTGCAGCGCGGCGCCGCCCGCGTGGTGGGCGTGGACGTCGGCCACGGCCAGCTGCATCCGCGGCTGCAGGCCGACGCCCGCGTGTTGGCCTTCGAGGGTGTCAACGCCCGCGACTGGAGCGGCTCGCGCTTCGCCACCGAATGCCACGGCCAGCGCTTCGGCCTGGTGGTGGCTGACCTTTCCTTCATCCCCCTGACCCGCGTGCTGCCCTCGCTGGCCGGCTGGCTGGCGCCCGGCGGCGACGCGCTGCTGCTGGTGAAGCCGCAGTTCGAGGTCGGGCCCGCCCATGTCGGCAAGGGCGGCCTGGTGAAGGACGCGAGCCAGTACCCGCTGCTGGAGGCCCGCGTGCGCGAAGGCTGCGCGGCGCTCGGCTGGCAGGTGCACGACTATTTCGACAGCCCCATCACCGGCGGCGACGGCAACCGCGAATTTTTCGTCTGGGCGGCCCTTGGCGCCGCCCCGGCGCCAGAGGAACCACGATGA
- the ahcY gene encoding adenosylhomocysteinase — protein MNAVVKPLHTTHEGVDCVIADLSQAAWGRKEIKIAETEMPGLMAIREEFAAQQPLKGARITGSLHMTIQTAVLVETLQALGAQVRWASCNIFSTQDHAAAALVAAGTPVFAYKGESLKDYWDYTHRIFEFGPKGAEGEGPNMILDDGGDATLLMHLGKRAEKDPSVIANPGSEEEQELFAAIKAKLAEDSTWYSRKSAQIIGVTEETTTGVHRLNEMSSKGTLLFRAINVNDSVTKSKFDNLYGCRESLVDGIKRATDVMVAGKIAVVAGYGDVGKGSAQALRALSAQVWVTEIDPICALQAAMEGYRVVTMEYAADKADIFVTATGNKGVITHEHMARMKDQAIVCNIGHFDNEIEVASLEKYQWEEIKPQVDHVIFPDGKRIILLAKGRLVNLGCGTGHPSYVMSSSFANQTIAQIELFTRPDYYAVGKVYVLPKHLDEKVARLQLKKLNAQLTELSEEQAAYIGVPQHGPFKPDTYRY, from the coding sequence ATGAACGCTGTCGTCAAACCCCTGCACACCACCCACGAAGGCGTGGATTGCGTCATCGCCGACCTGTCGCAGGCTGCCTGGGGCCGCAAGGAAATCAAGATCGCCGAGACCGAGATGCCCGGCCTGATGGCCATCCGCGAGGAATTCGCGGCCCAGCAGCCGCTCAAGGGCGCGCGCATCACCGGCTCGCTGCACATGACCATCCAGACCGCCGTGCTGGTGGAAACGCTGCAGGCCCTGGGCGCCCAGGTGCGCTGGGCCTCGTGCAACATCTTCTCGACCCAGGACCATGCGGCCGCCGCCCTGGTGGCCGCCGGCACCCCGGTGTTCGCCTACAAGGGCGAGTCGCTGAAGGACTACTGGGACTACACCCACCGCATCTTCGAGTTCGGCCCCAAGGGCGCCGAGGGCGAAGGCCCCAACATGATCCTCGATGACGGCGGCGACGCGACGCTGCTGATGCACCTGGGCAAGCGCGCCGAGAAGGACCCCTCGGTCATCGCCAACCCCGGCAGCGAGGAAGAGCAGGAGCTGTTCGCTGCCATCAAGGCGAAGCTGGCCGAAGACAGCACCTGGTACAGCCGCAAGAGCGCCCAGATCATCGGCGTGACCGAGGAAACCACCACCGGGGTGCACCGCCTCAACGAGATGTCGAGCAAGGGCACGCTGCTGTTCCGCGCCATCAACGTCAACGACAGCGTCACCAAGAGCAAGTTCGACAACCTCTATGGCTGCCGCGAGTCGCTGGTGGACGGCATCAAGCGCGCCACCGACGTGATGGTGGCCGGCAAGATCGCGGTGGTGGCGGGCTATGGCGACGTGGGCAAGGGCTCGGCCCAGGCGCTGCGCGCCCTGTCGGCCCAGGTCTGGGTGACCGAGATCGACCCGATCTGCGCCCTGCAGGCCGCGATGGAAGGCTACCGCGTCGTGACGATGGAATACGCGGCCGACAAGGCCGACATCTTCGTGACCGCCACCGGCAACAAGGGCGTCATCACCCACGAGCACATGGCCCGCATGAAGGACCAGGCGATCGTCTGCAACATCGGCCACTTCGACAACGAGATCGAGGTCGCCTCGCTCGAGAAGTACCAGTGGGAGGAGATCAAGCCCCAGGTGGACCATGTGATCTTCCCGGACGGCAAGCGCATCATCCTGCTGGCCAAGGGCCGGCTGGTGAACCTGGGCTGCGGCACTGGCCACCCGAGCTATGTGATGTCCTCGAGCTTCGCCAACCAGACGATTGCGCAGATCGAGCTGTTCACCCGGCCCGACTACTACGCCGTCGGCAAGGTCTACGTGCTGCCCAAGCACCTGGACGAGAAGGTCGCCCGCCTGCAACTGAAGAAGCTCAACGCCCAGCTCACCGAGCTGAGCGAGGAGCAGGCCGCCTACATCGGCGTGCCGCAGCACGGCCCCTTCAAGCCCGACACCTACCGCTACTGA
- a CDS encoding LpxL/LpxP family acyltransferase: MGARLLIGLLWLLHWLPLPWLAALGRGLGRLLYRLAGSRRRIALRNIELCLPALGPAEREALARDHFQWLARSILERSLLWYASEARLRRLIHVEGDVGLADRSERPVMWLVPHFMGLDVAGAAVQLYGQKTAASIYQAQSNKVFDAAIRKGRLRFGRSQIFSRQESAKPLMRCIKQGSPFFNLPDMDFGRQDAAFVPFFGVPAATLLAPSRMARALNMVVQPVVAEILPGGQGYRVRFLPPWSHFPTDQPEADALAMNRWIESEIRQNPAQYLWVHKRFKTRPDGEPKLY, from the coding sequence ATGGGCGCACGACTGCTGATCGGCCTGCTGTGGCTGTTGCATTGGCTGCCGCTGCCCTGGCTCGCGGCGCTGGGGCGGGGGCTGGGGCGGCTGTTGTACCGGCTGGCCGGGTCGCGGCGGCGCATCGCGCTGCGCAACATCGAGCTGTGCCTGCCTGCGCTCGGCCCCGCCGAGCGCGAGGCGCTGGCGCGTGACCACTTCCAGTGGCTGGCCCGCAGCATCCTGGAGCGCTCGCTGCTCTGGTATGCGAGCGAAGCGCGGCTGCGCCGGCTCATCCACGTGGAAGGCGACGTCGGCCTGGCCGACCGCAGCGAGCGCCCGGTGATGTGGCTGGTGCCGCACTTCATGGGGCTGGACGTGGCGGGCGCCGCGGTGCAACTCTATGGCCAGAAGACCGCGGCTTCCATCTACCAGGCGCAGAGCAACAAGGTTTTTGACGCCGCCATCCGCAAGGGGCGGCTGCGCTTCGGCCGTTCGCAGATCTTCTCGCGGCAGGAGTCGGCCAAGCCGCTGATGCGCTGCATCAAGCAGGGCTCGCCCTTCTTCAACCTGCCGGACATGGACTTCGGCCGCCAGGACGCCGCCTTCGTGCCCTTCTTCGGCGTGCCGGCCGCCACGCTGCTGGCGCCGTCGCGCATGGCGCGTGCGCTGAACATGGTGGTGCAGCCGGTGGTGGCCGAGATCCTGCCTGGCGGCCAGGGCTATCGCGTGCGCTTCCTGCCGCCCTGGAGCCACTTCCCGACCGACCAGCCCGAGGCCGACGCCTTGGCGATGAACCGCTGGATCGAGTCCGAGATCCGGCAGAACCCGGCGCAATACCTCTGGGTGCACAAGCGCTTCAAGACGCGGCCGGACGGGGAGCCGAAGCTGTATTGA